One window of the Quadrisphaera setariae genome contains the following:
- the glyA gene encoding serine hydroxymethyltransferase encodes MTAGLHQQLRQPEGVLDRSLADTDPEVAAAVDAELLRQQSTLEMIASENFAPVAVMQAQGSVLTNKYAEGYPGRRYYGGCENVDVVEQLAVDRLKALFGAGFANVQPHSGAQANAAVMHALLKPGDTILGLDLAHGGHLSHGMKLNFSGRLYDVAAYHVREDDHRVDMDEVERLARERRPQLIIAGWSAYPRQLDLAHFRRIADEVGALLVVDMAHFAGLVAAGLHPSPLPHAHVVTSTTHKTLGGPRGGIILSNDPAIAKKVNSAVFPGQQGGPLEHVIAAKAVAFKLAAEPAFTERQERTLRGARILAERLTSPEATAAGIGVVSGGTDVHLVLVDLRHSDLDGQQAEDRLHSIGITVNRNAVPFDPRPPMVSSGVRIGTPALAARGFDDDDFREVADIIATALQPGTSEGQLAELGQRVHDLAQAHPLYPHLSPLSSEPTRQTTETSR; translated from the coding sequence ATGACCGCAGGGCTCCACCAGCAGCTCCGGCAGCCGGAGGGGGTGCTCGACCGCTCGCTGGCCGACACCGACCCGGAGGTCGCCGCCGCTGTCGACGCGGAGCTCCTGCGCCAGCAGAGCACGCTGGAGATGATCGCCAGCGAGAACTTCGCGCCGGTGGCCGTCATGCAGGCGCAGGGCTCGGTGCTCACCAACAAGTACGCCGAGGGCTACCCGGGTCGGCGCTACTACGGCGGCTGCGAGAACGTCGACGTCGTCGAGCAGCTCGCCGTCGACCGGCTCAAGGCCCTCTTCGGTGCCGGCTTCGCCAACGTCCAGCCGCACTCCGGGGCCCAGGCCAACGCCGCCGTCATGCACGCGCTCCTCAAGCCCGGGGACACCATCCTCGGGCTCGACCTGGCGCACGGTGGGCACCTGTCGCACGGCATGAAGCTCAACTTCTCCGGCCGGCTCTACGACGTCGCCGCCTACCACGTCCGCGAGGACGACCACCGCGTCGACATGGACGAGGTCGAGCGGCTCGCCCGCGAGCGACGTCCACAGCTGATCATCGCCGGCTGGTCGGCCTACCCCCGCCAGCTCGACCTCGCGCACTTCCGCCGCATCGCCGACGAGGTGGGTGCCCTGCTGGTGGTGGACATGGCGCACTTCGCGGGCCTGGTGGCCGCCGGGCTGCACCCCAGCCCGCTGCCCCACGCGCACGTCGTCACCTCCACCACGCACAAGACCCTGGGCGGTCCGCGTGGCGGCATCATCCTCAGCAACGACCCCGCGATCGCGAAGAAGGTCAACAGCGCGGTGTTCCCCGGTCAGCAGGGCGGCCCGCTGGAGCACGTCATCGCGGCCAAGGCCGTGGCGTTCAAGCTGGCCGCCGAGCCGGCGTTCACGGAGCGCCAGGAGCGCACGCTGCGCGGTGCGCGGATCCTCGCCGAGCGGCTCACCTCCCCGGAGGCCACCGCGGCCGGCATCGGCGTGGTCAGCGGCGGCACCGACGTGCACCTCGTGCTCGTCGACCTGCGCCACTCCGACCTCGACGGCCAGCAGGCGGAGGACCGCCTGCACTCCATCGGCATCACCGTGAACCGCAACGCGGTGCCGTTCGACCCGCGCCCGCCGATGGTCAGCTCCGGTGTCCGCATCGGCACTCCGGCCCTGGCGGCCCGCGGATTCGACGACGACGACTTCCGCGAGGTCGCCGACATCATCGCCACCGCGCTGCAGCCCGGCACCAGCGAGGGGCAGCTGGCCGAGCTCGGCCAGCGGGTCCACGACCTCGCGCAGGCCCACCCCCTCTACCCGCACCTGTCGCCCCTGTCCTCTGAGCCGACCCGGCAGACCACGGAGACGAGCCGATGA
- a CDS encoding class I SAM-dependent DNA methyltransferase — protein sequence MTAADAAALWRRVATAQHGPEYARAYAERFAALAADGADVHGEARCVQRLLPPPARVLDAGCGTGRAAVHLAGLGYDVVGCDVDAAMVEVARRERPDLPWLVADLAALTPEAAGGRFDLVLLAGNVVPFLAAQLAAAARRCADLLRPGGLLVAGFGLDAEHLPEGCDAVPLDAAEGAFTGAGLRVEQRWSTWEGAELTRGADGDGGEVDGGYAVLVVRAARVREHRPARASTLGP from the coding sequence GTGACCGCTGCAGACGCCGCCGCCCTGTGGCGCAGGGTCGCCACCGCCCAGCACGGGCCCGAGTACGCGCGGGCGTACGCCGAGCGGTTCGCGGCCCTCGCCGCGGACGGCGCGGACGTCCACGGCGAGGCGCGGTGCGTGCAGCGCCTCCTGCCGCCCCCGGCGCGCGTGCTGGACGCCGGCTGCGGCACCGGCCGCGCTGCGGTCCACCTCGCCGGGCTCGGCTACGACGTGGTGGGCTGCGACGTCGACGCCGCCATGGTCGAGGTGGCCCGCCGCGAGCGCCCCGACCTGCCGTGGCTGGTGGCCGACCTGGCCGCGCTGACCCCCGAGGCGGCCGGCGGCCGCTTCGACCTGGTGCTGCTGGCGGGCAACGTCGTGCCCTTCCTCGCCGCGCAGCTGGCCGCCGCCGCGCGGCGGTGCGCCGATCTGCTGCGGCCGGGCGGGCTGCTGGTGGCGGGCTTCGGGCTGGACGCCGAGCACCTGCCGGAGGGGTGCGACGCGGTGCCGCTCGACGCGGCGGAGGGAGCCTTCACCGGGGCGGGCCTGCGCGTGGAGCAGCGCTGGTCGACGTGGGAGGGCGCGGAGCTGACCCGCGGCGCGGACGGGGACGGCGGCGAGGTCGACGGCGGCTACGCCGTGCTGGTGGTGCGCGCCGCTCGCGTCCGCGAGCACCGGCCGGCGAGGGCGAGCACGCTGGGCCCGTGA
- the folE gene encoding GTP cyclohydrolase I FolE, with product MRSATTVPPPRPDEDLDRERSLAQVAPSSPPVDPAAAERAVGQLLVALGLDPGAPGLQDTPRRVARAYADLLTPEPFALTTFPNDEGYDELVVVSDIPFTSLCEHHLLPFSGVAHVGYLPGSRVVGLSKLARVVEALSRRPQVQERLTCQVADLLQEALDPDGVGVVLEAEHTCMSLRGVRAVGALTRTSALRGRVRSDARTRAEFLDLARRSRS from the coding sequence ATGAGGTCTGCGACAACCGTCCCCCCGCCCAGGCCCGACGAGGACCTGGACCGCGAGCGCTCGCTCGCGCAGGTGGCGCCCTCCTCCCCCCCGGTCGACCCCGCCGCCGCCGAGCGCGCCGTGGGCCAGCTGCTGGTGGCCCTCGGGCTGGACCCGGGTGCTCCCGGGCTGCAGGACACGCCGCGGCGCGTGGCGCGGGCCTACGCCGACCTGCTCACGCCGGAGCCCTTCGCGCTGACGACGTTCCCCAACGACGAGGGCTACGACGAGCTGGTCGTGGTCAGCGACATCCCCTTCACGTCGCTGTGCGAGCACCACCTCCTGCCCTTCTCGGGCGTGGCCCACGTCGGGTACCTGCCGGGCTCGCGCGTGGTGGGGCTGTCCAAGCTCGCCCGGGTCGTGGAGGCGCTGTCGCGGCGGCCCCAGGTGCAGGAGCGCCTGACGTGCCAGGTGGCGGACCTGCTCCAGGAGGCGCTGGACCCGGACGGCGTGGGGGTGGTGCTCGAGGCCGAGCACACCTGCATGTCGCTGCGGGGGGTCCGCGCGGTGGGGGCCCTCACGCGCACCTCCGCCCTGAGGGGCCGGGTGCGCAGCGACGCCCGCACCCGGGCCGAGTTCCTCGACCTGGCCCGCCGGAGCCGGTCGTGA
- a CDS encoding GntR family transcriptional regulator: MEQVTGLREERYSSLAERAYAEIRDRLIMLDIRPNEPLDDDALAEQLQMGKTPVREAIKRLEVDRLIVTYPRRGTFATGVDITDLAHISEVRALLEPLAAQRAAERATPAERQELLDLADRLERLDLTTTSNHDLIYYDAQVHRAIYKVAGNPHLEDALVRHHNLATRIFCLFLDRLPAVDGHVSEHVELLRAIAAGQGADAGHRAAQHVKGFEVAVRSVI; the protein is encoded by the coding sequence GTGGAGCAGGTCACCGGCCTTCGCGAGGAGCGCTACTCGTCCCTGGCCGAGCGCGCCTACGCGGAGATCCGCGACCGCTTGATCATGCTCGACATCCGCCCCAACGAACCCCTCGACGACGACGCGCTCGCCGAGCAGCTGCAGATGGGCAAGACACCCGTGCGCGAGGCCATCAAGCGCCTCGAGGTGGACCGCCTCATCGTCACCTACCCGCGCCGCGGCACCTTCGCCACCGGCGTGGACATCACCGACCTCGCCCACATCTCCGAGGTGCGCGCGCTGCTGGAACCCCTCGCCGCGCAGCGGGCGGCGGAGCGCGCCACACCGGCGGAGCGCCAGGAGCTGCTCGACCTGGCCGACCGCCTGGAGCGGCTCGACCTCACGACGACGAGCAACCACGACCTCATCTACTACGACGCGCAGGTGCACCGCGCCATCTACAAGGTCGCGGGCAACCCGCACCTGGAGGACGCGCTCGTGCGGCACCACAACCTGGCCACGAGGATCTTCTGCCTGTTCCTCGACCGGCTCCCCGCCGTCGACGGCCACGTCAGCGAGCACGTGGAGCTGCTGCGGGCCATCGCGGCGGGCCAGGGGGCGGACGCGGGCCACCGCGCGGCGCAGCACGTCAAGGGCTTCGAGGTGGCGGTCCGCTCGGTCATCTGA
- a CDS encoding ANTAR domain-containing protein: MSAQSSSTPSSSAPTSVDLLELRVQRLTEALSAADRALSAQQREVDELVTSRERARDAVSRLVASLPVPIVTTGADGAVELCNAAASSLLAVPAPALVSTPVHAFVVAEDRPLARSLLSRAGREGTAAARLRLQPREGSVREVHAAVSAWPTAQGDPRLVVVLAPAEPVDAAEPVDAEEPPTRAPGGGVEAGALRSLARLVELAVGGSSGHQLLGALAAAATASVPGASSASASTGDPAQPADSAADSAQAQAVDGAQWAADEGPASSAHSTGRPVWSSDLSADDRWPRLARRASGLDAGSAVAVPLRDGERVVGVVSTYGPSGGQPEVERAVAFAEAASAVLGAARRTADLAAEVENLKLAMQSRAAIEQAKGAVASRLDCTVEEAFGAMVVMSQDRNVKVRDIGLLLAASPGDRSLDEPLRAALERAQQRTAARPKA; encoded by the coding sequence GTGTCCGCGCAGTCCTCATCCACGCCGTCGTCGTCAGCGCCGACCTCGGTCGACCTCCTGGAGCTGCGGGTGCAGCGGCTCACCGAGGCGCTGTCCGCTGCCGACAGGGCCCTCTCGGCCCAGCAGCGCGAGGTCGACGAGCTGGTCACGAGCCGGGAGCGCGCCCGTGACGCGGTGAGCCGGCTGGTGGCGTCGCTGCCGGTGCCGATCGTCACCACGGGCGCCGACGGCGCCGTCGAGCTGTGCAACGCCGCGGCCTCGTCCCTGCTGGCGGTCCCCGCGCCGGCGCTGGTGAGCACCCCGGTGCACGCGTTCGTGGTCGCGGAGGACCGGCCGCTCGCCAGGTCGCTGCTGTCGCGCGCCGGGCGCGAGGGCACGGCCGCCGCCCGGCTGCGGCTCCAGCCGCGCGAGGGGTCGGTCCGCGAGGTGCACGCCGCGGTCTCCGCCTGGCCCACCGCACAGGGCGACCCGCGCCTCGTGGTCGTGCTGGCCCCGGCGGAGCCCGTCGACGCGGCGGAGCCCGTCGACGCGGAGGAGCCCCCGACCCGCGCTCCCGGAGGCGGCGTGGAGGCGGGTGCCCTGCGGTCGCTGGCCCGCCTCGTCGAGCTCGCGGTGGGGGGCTCCTCCGGGCACCAGCTGCTGGGAGCGCTCGCGGCGGCGGCCACGGCCTCGGTGCCGGGTGCGTCCTCGGCCAGCGCCAGCACCGGAGACCCGGCCCAGCCCGCTGACAGCGCCGCGGACTCCGCGCAGGCCCAGGCCGTCGACGGGGCGCAGTGGGCCGCGGACGAGGGCCCCGCCTCGAGCGCCCACAGCACGGGACGGCCCGTGTGGAGCTCCGACCTCAGCGCCGACGACCGCTGGCCGCGGCTCGCGCGGCGCGCGTCGGGGCTCGACGCCGGGTCCGCTGTGGCCGTGCCCCTGCGGGACGGCGAGCGCGTCGTCGGCGTGGTGAGCACCTACGGCCCGAGCGGCGGCCAGCCCGAGGTCGAGCGGGCCGTGGCGTTCGCCGAGGCCGCCTCGGCGGTGCTGGGAGCTGCCAGGCGCACCGCCGACCTGGCGGCGGAGGTCGAGAACCTCAAGCTGGCCATGCAGTCGCGCGCCGCCATCGAGCAGGCGAAGGGCGCGGTGGCGAGCCGGCTCGACTGCACCGTGGAGGAGGCCTTCGGCGCGATGGTCGTGATGAGCCAGGACCGCAACGTCAAGGTGCGGGACATCGGGCTGCTGCTGGCGGCCTCACCGGGCGACAGGTCGCTCGACGAGCCGCTGCGGGCAGCCCTGGAGCGCGCGCAGCAGCGCACCGCCGCGCGCCCGAAGGCGTGA
- the dnaG gene encoding DNA primase, which translates to MAGKIRREDVDAVRERVRIDEVVGEQVVLKSAGVGSLKGLCPFHDERTPSFTVRPSTGRYRCFGCQESGDVFDFLVKTTGVTFVEAVETMAGRAGITLRYEDGGGARPAQDVGKRQRLLDAHRVAAEFYAERLFSPEAQVGRQFLKDRGFDRAAAEQFGVGYAPTGWGALTDHLRGRGFTTDEIVTGGLAAQGQRGPYDRFRGRLVWPIRDVTGATIGFGARRLTEDDSGPKYLNTPETPLYRKSHVLYGLDLAKKEIGRRKQVVVVEGYTDVMACHLAGVPTAVATCGTAFGSDHVGIVRRMLGDDDGAGQVVFTFDGDAAGQKAALKAFEHDQEFVAATYVAVEPRGMDPCDLRIADGDEAVVALVEAKRPMFEFAVRSVLAGWDLETAEGRVKALAAAAPVVAGIKDRQLREEHTRQLARMLGMDLGAVQRAVGSEVPRVARGASGRPGQGVGQQSGRGGGQRGAGRPGERDAVADAERQLLALVVQAPASVPDAFDALPEDAFVLAPSRAVHEAVRTAGGVVAGRAAGVSWVEHVMDACADGTADQVRPLLGALAVVPLPVDSEEGLARLAAGLVGGVRLRELARREADLKGRAQRLESAGEHEAAAEAYAQLFALASERQRMRAEASEGGV; encoded by the coding sequence GTGGCGGGGAAGATCCGGCGTGAGGACGTCGACGCCGTCCGCGAGCGGGTGCGGATCGACGAGGTGGTCGGTGAGCAGGTCGTGCTCAAGTCCGCCGGCGTCGGCTCCCTCAAGGGCCTGTGCCCCTTCCACGACGAGCGCACGCCGTCCTTCACCGTCCGCCCCTCGACCGGGCGCTACCGGTGCTTCGGGTGCCAGGAGAGCGGCGACGTCTTCGACTTCCTCGTCAAGACCACCGGGGTCACCTTCGTCGAGGCCGTCGAGACGATGGCCGGTCGTGCCGGGATCACCCTGCGCTACGAGGACGGCGGCGGCGCCCGTCCCGCCCAGGACGTCGGCAAGCGCCAGCGCCTCCTGGACGCCCACCGGGTGGCGGCGGAGTTCTACGCCGAGCGGCTCTTCTCGCCCGAGGCGCAGGTGGGCCGGCAGTTCCTCAAGGACCGCGGCTTCGACAGGGCCGCGGCCGAGCAGTTCGGCGTCGGGTACGCGCCCACCGGGTGGGGCGCCCTGACCGACCACCTGCGGGGGAGGGGCTTCACCACCGACGAGATCGTCACCGGCGGGCTGGCGGCGCAGGGCCAGCGCGGCCCGTACGACAGGTTCCGCGGCCGGTTGGTGTGGCCCATCCGCGACGTCACCGGCGCCACCATCGGCTTCGGTGCCCGGCGCCTCACGGAGGACGACTCCGGCCCCAAGTACCTCAACACCCCCGAGACGCCGCTGTACCGCAAGTCGCACGTGCTCTACGGCCTCGACCTGGCCAAGAAGGAGATCGGCCGGCGCAAGCAGGTGGTGGTGGTGGAGGGGTACACCGACGTCATGGCCTGCCACCTCGCCGGGGTGCCGACGGCGGTCGCCACGTGCGGCACGGCGTTCGGCTCCGACCACGTGGGCATCGTCCGCAGGATGCTCGGCGACGACGACGGCGCCGGCCAGGTGGTCTTCACCTTCGACGGCGACGCCGCCGGCCAGAAGGCGGCGCTCAAGGCGTTCGAGCACGACCAGGAGTTCGTGGCCGCCACCTACGTGGCGGTGGAGCCGCGAGGCATGGACCCGTGCGACCTGCGCATCGCCGACGGCGACGAGGCCGTCGTGGCCCTGGTCGAGGCGAAGCGGCCGATGTTCGAGTTCGCCGTCCGCTCGGTGCTCGCCGGGTGGGACCTGGAGACCGCCGAGGGGCGCGTCAAGGCGCTGGCGGCGGCCGCCCCGGTGGTGGCCGGCATCAAGGACCGCCAGCTGCGCGAGGAGCACACCCGCCAGCTGGCGCGGATGCTCGGCATGGACCTCGGCGCGGTGCAGCGGGCCGTGGGCAGCGAGGTGCCGCGCGTGGCCCGTGGTGCGTCGGGGCGACCGGGTCAGGGTGTGGGGCAGCAGTCCGGTCGCGGCGGCGGCCAGCGGGGCGCCGGCCGGCCGGGTGAGCGCGACGCCGTCGCCGACGCCGAGCGGCAGCTGCTGGCGCTGGTGGTGCAGGCGCCGGCGTCGGTGCCCGACGCCTTCGACGCACTCCCCGAGGACGCGTTCGTGCTCGCTCCCTCCCGCGCCGTCCACGAGGCGGTGCGCACGGCGGGTGGGGTGGTGGCCGGCCGGGCGGCCGGGGTCTCGTGGGTGGAGCACGTCATGGACGCGTGCGCCGACGGCACGGCCGACCAGGTCCGGCCCCTGCTGGGGGCCCTCGCGGTGGTCCCGCTCCCGGTCGACTCCGAGGAGGGGCTCGCGCGACTGGCAGCGGGCCTGGTGGGCGGCGTGCGGCTGCGCGAGCTGGCCCGCCGCGAGGCCGACCTCAAGGGCAGGGCGCAGCGGCTGGAGTCCGCGGGGGAGCACGAGGCCGCCGCGGAGGCGTACGCCCAGCTCTTCGCCCTGGCCTCCGAGCGCCAGCGCATGCGCGCCGAGGCCTCGGAGGGCGGCGTCTGA
- a CDS encoding family 43 glycosylhydrolase, translating to MSPDAAPAQHPLADLPCHDPWVIAVDGGYLLYVSFDGARWERSLPPGASSPAPNGTGVLAWWSPDLRAWSDPRVVFTVPGGCWADPASAPWAPEVHRWGGRYVLATTLHDPSTDLGPVRQRGTRVALSGETAPLAPVRRGTVLAVADDPRGPFELLDPARAHNPDGFTALDGTLVAGDDGEPWLVYAHEWVQVLDGTVEAVPLHADLSGASGPPVHLFRASEAPWYRELVPSAEALAPYVTDGPQVHRLPGGALAVLWASYRTSPDHPTGEYVQTQALSPSGSLAGPWEQGEVLVGGNAGHGMLLATHEGDLVLVLHRGMNTPRVRAEVHGVQAGPTGLRTTGRLV from the coding sequence GTGAGCCCCGACGCCGCGCCCGCCCAGCACCCGCTCGCCGACCTGCCCTGCCACGACCCGTGGGTGATCGCCGTGGACGGCGGGTACCTGCTGTACGTGTCCTTCGACGGCGCCCGGTGGGAGCGGAGCCTGCCGCCGGGAGCCTCCAGCCCGGCCCCGAACGGCACGGGTGTGCTCGCCTGGTGGAGCCCGGACCTGCGCGCGTGGAGCGACCCCCGGGTCGTGTTCACGGTGCCCGGCGGCTGCTGGGCGGACCCCGCCAGCGCCCCGTGGGCGCCGGAGGTGCACCGCTGGGGCGGCCGGTACGTGCTGGCCACCACGCTGCACGACCCGTCCACCGACCTCGGCCCCGTGCGCCAGCGCGGCACCCGCGTGGCGCTGTCGGGGGAGACCGCGCCGCTGGCGCCCGTGCGCCGCGGCACCGTGCTCGCCGTCGCCGACGACCCGCGCGGTCCCTTCGAGCTGCTCGACCCCGCCCGCGCCCACAACCCCGACGGCTTCACCGCGCTGGACGGCACCCTGGTGGCCGGCGACGACGGCGAGCCGTGGCTCGTCTACGCCCACGAGTGGGTGCAGGTGCTCGACGGCACCGTCGAGGCCGTCCCGCTCCACGCCGACCTCTCCGGCGCGTCCGGCCCGCCGGTGCACCTCTTCCGCGCTTCCGAGGCGCCCTGGTACCGCGAGCTCGTGCCGTCCGCCGAGGCCCTGGCGCCCTACGTCACCGACGGGCCCCAGGTGCACCGCCTGCCCGGCGGGGCCCTGGCGGTGCTGTGGGCCAGCTACCGCACCAGCCCCGACCACCCGACGGGGGAGTACGTGCAGACCCAGGCCCTCTCGCCGTCGGGCTCGCTGGCGGGCCCGTGGGAGCAGGGCGAGGTGCTGGTGGGCGGCAACGCCGGTCACGGCATGCTGCTGGCCACCCACGAGGGCGACCTGGTGCTGGTGCTCCACCGCGGCATGAACACCCCGCGGGTCCGCGCGGAGGTCCACGGCGTGCAGGCCGGCCCGACCGGGCTGCGCACCACGGGCCGCCTCGTCTGA
- a CDS encoding primary-amine oxidase, which translates to MSTPPSSLPSSSPSHPLVPLSAAELTRSRELLAASGHLAETMRFASVALAEPPKAELLAWREGDPVPRRTRSVLWDRADNRTYTAVVDISPDGPGAVDEWRHLPDEVPNFTVDEWHEAEEALKAHPRVQEALAARGITDLDLVLLDTWTYGREVMPEQWRDRRLGWADVWRRETPTGSPYAHPVSGLKFVLDMNTFELLEVHEDDDEARRAVGAVDASPVVVGEYEADLLTEVLPGFTPREPLARLDITQPDGPGFSVVDGLLTWDRWQVRLGFTPREGLVLHELTWVDGDQRRTVGHRMSFAEMVVPYRDPSFDHYRRTAYDIGEWGLGYMTTSLELGCDCLGEIRYLDAVLTDSRSEPYTVTNAICLHEEDDGVLWKHVDANGRAAVRRARVMVISFHATVANYEYLVYWRLHQDGAVSCEVRATGIMVTTPLPPGGATPATGVLVDERTYAPNHQHFIVARLDLDVDRDLSTPGALATNTVVEVDSVAEPIGPGNPYGLAVTTRTTPVRSESEAARSTNAATARAWKVTNPQRRNAHGAPVAYKLHTPSAIPSLFDPGAPQFKRAPVIGNPVWVTRHHDDELWPAGDNPTQSAQDTGMSRWISDDEPLESTDVVLWHVFGIHHVPRPEDWPVMPCDPVGFSLTPSGFFDRNPTLDVAPPRPGGSGGHCHA; encoded by the coding sequence GTGAGCACTCCGCCGTCGAGCCTGCCGTCGTCGTCGCCGAGCCACCCCCTGGTGCCCCTCAGCGCCGCGGAGCTGACCCGCAGCCGGGAGCTGCTCGCGGCCAGCGGCCACCTGGCCGAGACGATGCGCTTCGCGTCGGTCGCGCTGGCGGAGCCGCCCAAGGCGGAGCTGCTGGCCTGGCGCGAGGGAGACCCGGTGCCCCGCCGCACCCGCTCGGTGCTGTGGGACCGCGCCGACAACAGGACCTACACCGCCGTCGTCGACATCAGCCCCGACGGGCCGGGAGCGGTGGACGAGTGGCGCCACCTGCCCGACGAGGTGCCCAACTTCACCGTGGACGAGTGGCACGAGGCCGAGGAGGCGCTCAAGGCGCACCCCCGCGTGCAGGAGGCGCTCGCCGCCCGCGGCATCACCGACCTCGACCTGGTGCTGCTGGACACCTGGACGTACGGGCGCGAGGTGATGCCGGAGCAGTGGCGCGACCGCCGGCTCGGGTGGGCCGACGTGTGGCGCCGCGAGACGCCGACGGGGTCGCCGTACGCGCACCCGGTGAGCGGCCTGAAGTTCGTGCTCGACATGAACACGTTCGAGCTGCTGGAGGTCCACGAGGACGACGACGAGGCGCGCCGCGCGGTCGGCGCGGTGGACGCCTCGCCCGTCGTCGTGGGCGAGTACGAGGCCGACCTGCTCACCGAGGTGCTGCCGGGGTTCACCCCGCGAGAGCCCCTCGCGAGGCTCGACATCACCCAGCCGGACGGGCCCGGGTTCTCCGTGGTCGACGGGCTGCTGACCTGGGACCGCTGGCAGGTGCGCCTGGGCTTCACCCCGCGCGAGGGCCTCGTGCTGCACGAGCTGACGTGGGTGGACGGCGACCAGCGCCGCACCGTGGGCCACCGGATGTCGTTCGCCGAGATGGTGGTGCCCTACCGCGACCCGTCGTTCGACCACTACCGCCGCACCGCCTACGACATCGGCGAGTGGGGCCTGGGGTACATGACCACGTCGCTGGAGCTCGGCTGCGACTGCCTGGGCGAGATCCGCTACCTGGACGCCGTCCTCACCGACTCCCGCAGCGAGCCGTACACCGTCACGAACGCCATCTGCCTGCACGAGGAGGACGACGGCGTGCTGTGGAAGCACGTCGACGCGAACGGCCGCGCGGCCGTGCGCCGCGCGCGGGTGATGGTCATCTCGTTCCACGCGACGGTGGCGAACTACGAGTACCTCGTCTACTGGCGCCTCCACCAGGACGGCGCGGTGAGCTGCGAGGTCCGCGCCACGGGGATCATGGTCACCACGCCGCTGCCGCCCGGTGGGGCGACGCCCGCGACGGGCGTGCTGGTGGACGAGCGCACCTACGCCCCGAACCACCAGCACTTCATCGTCGCGAGGCTCGACCTCGACGTGGACCGCGACCTGTCGACGCCGGGCGCGCTGGCCACCAACACCGTGGTCGAGGTCGACTCGGTGGCCGAGCCGATCGGCCCCGGCAACCCGTACGGGCTGGCCGTGACGACCCGGACGACGCCGGTGCGCTCCGAGTCGGAGGCCGCCCGCTCCACGAACGCCGCGACGGCGCGCGCGTGGAAGGTCACCAACCCCCAGCGCCGCAACGCCCACGGCGCGCCGGTGGCCTACAAGCTCCACACGCCCTCCGCGATCCCGTCCCTCTTCGACCCCGGTGCCCCGCAGTTCAAGCGCGCGCCGGTCATCGGGAACCCGGTGTGGGTGACCCGCCACCACGACGACGAGCTGTGGCCCGCGGGCGACAACCCGACGCAGTCCGCGCAGGACACGGGCATGTCCCGGTGGATCTCGGACGACGAGCCGCTGGAGTCCACCGACGTGGTCCTGTGGCACGTCTTCGGCATCCACCACGTGCCGCGGCCGGAGGACTGGCCGGTCATGCCGTGCGACCCGGTGGGCTTCTCCCTGACGCCGTCCGGCTTCTTCGACAGGAACCCCACCCTCGACGTCGCCCCGCCGCGACCGGGTGGCTCAGGGGGGCACTGCCACGCCTGA
- a CDS encoding mycothiol transferase, with the protein MDATQVLQAGLDQVRDVVVAALDELTDAQLVQPLEPGTNTVAWLVWHLVRVQDDHVAHVAGADQVWTSSRPGASGGSGTSWARRFDLPLDDDEIGYGFDEARVLAVKAPSHLLRGYLDAVHQRTSAYLAGLSPADLDRVVDTSWDPPVTLGVRLTSVLGDDLQHAGQAAYAAGVLRRR; encoded by the coding sequence GTGGACGCGACGCAGGTGCTGCAGGCCGGGCTCGACCAGGTGCGCGACGTCGTCGTCGCCGCGCTGGACGAGCTGACGGACGCCCAGCTGGTGCAACCGCTCGAGCCCGGGACCAACACCGTCGCCTGGCTCGTCTGGCACCTGGTGCGCGTGCAGGACGACCACGTCGCCCACGTCGCCGGCGCCGACCAGGTCTGGACGTCCAGCCGACCGGGAGCGAGCGGTGGCAGCGGCACCAGCTGGGCGCGCCGCTTCGACCTGCCCCTGGACGACGACGAGATCGGCTACGGCTTCGACGAGGCCCGGGTCCTCGCCGTGAAGGCGCCCTCACACCTGCTGCGGGGCTACCTCGACGCGGTGCACCAGCGCACCTCCGCCTACCTGGCGGGGCTGTCCCCGGCAGACCTCGACCGCGTCGTCGACACCTCCTGGGACCCGCCGGTGACGCTGGGCGTCCGCCTGACGAGCGTCCTCGGCGACGACCTGCAGCACGCCGGCCAGGCGGCGTACGCCGCCGGCGTGCTGCGCCGCCGCTGA